The following are from one region of the Variovorax sp. V213 genome:
- a CDS encoding electron transfer flavoprotein subunit beta/FixA family protein has product MKVLVPVKRVVDYNVKVRVKSDGTGVDIANVKMSMNPFDEIAVEEAVRLKEKGVVTEVIAVSCGDAKCQETLRTAMAIGADRGILVETTEELQPLAVAKLLKALVDKEQPQLVILGKQAIDDDANQTGQMLAALTDLPQATFASKVEVEGGKATVTREVDGGLETIQLSLPAVITTDLRLNEPRYVTLPNIMKAKKKTLDVFKPEDLGVDVKPRLKTLKVSEPPKRGAGIKVPDVATLVDKLKNEAKVI; this is encoded by the coding sequence ATGAAGGTTCTAGTGCCTGTCAAACGGGTCGTCGATTACAACGTCAAGGTGCGCGTGAAGAGCGACGGCACCGGGGTGGACATTGCCAACGTCAAGATGAGCATGAACCCGTTCGACGAGATCGCCGTGGAAGAAGCGGTTCGCCTGAAAGAAAAGGGCGTGGTCACCGAGGTGATCGCAGTTTCTTGCGGCGATGCCAAGTGCCAGGAAACCCTGCGCACCGCCATGGCCATCGGCGCCGACCGCGGCATCCTGGTCGAGACCACCGAAGAGCTGCAGCCCCTGGCCGTGGCCAAGCTGCTCAAGGCCCTGGTCGACAAGGAACAGCCCCAGCTCGTGATCCTGGGCAAGCAGGCCATCGACGACGACGCCAACCAGACGGGCCAGATGCTCGCCGCCCTGACCGACCTGCCGCAAGCCACCTTCGCCTCCAAGGTCGAAGTGGAGGGCGGCAAGGCCACCGTGACGCGCGAAGTCGACGGCGGCCTGGAAACCATCCAGCTGAGCCTGCCGGCCGTCATCACCACCGACCTGCGCCTGAACGAGCCGCGCTACGTCACCCTGCCCAACATCATGAAGGCCAAGAAGAAGACGCTCGACGTCTTCAAGCCCGAAGACCTGGGCGTGGACGTCAAGCCCCGCCTGAAGACCCTCAAGGTCAGCGAGCCGCCCAAGCGCGGCGCCGGCATCAAGGTGCCCGACGTCGCCACCCTGGTGGACAAGCTCAAGAACGAAGCCAAAGTGATCTGA
- a CDS encoding electron transfer flavoprotein subunit alpha/FixB family protein codes for MTALVIAEHDHATVKPATLNTVTAALACGGDVHVLVAGANAAEAGKAAAQIAGVAKVIVADSPSLAENLAENVAAQVLAIAANYSHILFPSTANGKNVAPRVAAKLDVAQISDITKVESPDTFERPIYAGNAIATVQSADPIKVITVRTTGFDAAAATGGSAAVETAEGVADSGKSSFVGREVTKSDRPELTAAKIIVSGGRALGSAEKFTEVMTPLADKLNAGLGASRAAVDAGYAPNDWQVGQTGKIVAPQLYIACGISGAIQHLAGMKDSKVIVAINKDEEAPIFSVADYGLVADLFTAVPELVKAL; via the coding sequence ATGACCGCACTAGTTATTGCCGAACACGACCACGCGACCGTCAAGCCCGCGACCCTCAACACCGTGACCGCGGCCCTGGCCTGCGGCGGCGACGTGCACGTGCTCGTCGCCGGTGCCAATGCCGCCGAAGCCGGCAAGGCCGCCGCCCAGATCGCCGGCGTGGCCAAGGTCATCGTGGCCGACAGCCCGAGCCTGGCCGAGAACCTGGCCGAGAACGTCGCCGCCCAGGTGCTGGCGATTGCTGCCAACTACAGCCACATCCTGTTCCCCTCGACCGCCAACGGCAAGAACGTGGCACCCCGCGTGGCCGCCAAGCTGGACGTGGCGCAGATCTCCGACATCACCAAAGTCGAAAGCCCCGACACCTTCGAGCGCCCGATCTACGCCGGCAACGCCATTGCCACCGTGCAGAGCGCAGACCCGATCAAGGTGATCACCGTGCGCACCACCGGCTTCGACGCCGCGGCCGCCACCGGTGGCAGCGCCGCGGTCGAAACGGCCGAAGGCGTGGCCGACAGCGGCAAGTCCAGCTTCGTGGGCCGCGAGGTCACCAAGAGCGACCGCCCCGAGCTCACCGCCGCCAAGATCATCGTCTCGGGCGGCCGGGCGTTGGGCAGCGCCGAGAAGTTCACCGAAGTGATGACGCCGCTGGCCGACAAGCTCAACGCCGGCCTGGGCGCCAGCCGCGCGGCGGTGGACGCGGGCTACGCCCCCAACGACTGGCAGGTGGGCCAGACCGGCAAGATCGTCGCGCCGCAGCTGTACATCGCCTGCGGCATCTCCGGGGCCATCCAGCATCTGGCCGGCATGAAGGATTCCAAGGTGATCGTGGCGATCAACAAGGACGAGGAAGCGCCGATCTTCTCGGTGGCCGACTACGGGCTGGTGGCCGACCTGTTCACGGCGGTGCCGGAACTCGTCAAGGCGCTCTGA